Proteins from a genomic interval of uncultured Desulfuromusa sp.:
- the mfd gene encoding transcription-repair coupling factor, translating to MNDEAQHNIRNATIHSFIDGVTANQQPIEVLGLHGSADAYLLSQLIKADTGLLVILCAELEAARQLVAELQFFHPVPNDIALFPHWELNPYDPLTPHPELEAIRITTLAALNLGQLKALVLPVRSLMQKVIPRQVLDTVSLHLLLEEEYERKQLLNALTQLGYEPVPLVEERGSFAVRGDIIDLFPPDAKQPVRLDFYGDFIEKMRPFDPASQRSGDTTLKSLTLIPSKEMILHGPFLETLGQKLKDRCDELAIPRTDREAIMTELREGILAPGRAFLLPFNYPELDRLEQYLDNPHLVMVDPPAIEQEIDLFHRDIRDGETRMLEQGLPHARRRDLYLEPDELHSLLHHPRRIELSRLQVIQLDGERQRYHFNCRSNDSLRAKPTADQDGLEPVLERLRHNKKSSGKTLLVCNQLRQAERLRELLEAHGLDLEIETPLSVADVDPTSPQITIGELGQGFYLPDEKLNIISEEEIFGRRSHRQKKTGRQRARQLMTSLAELKNDDFIVHTDHGIGRYLGLTHLKTGALEGDFLNLQYAGNDKLYLPIERIEKVQKYVGGEGYTPKLDKMGGQGWAKAHLKARAAVEELARQLLELYAKRELRQGFAYSPPDQLFREFEATFPHEETIDQQQAIDDILADMQSTKPMDRLICGDVGYGKTEVALRAAVKAVLDGKQVAVLVPTTVLASQHWESFQQRLEDFPICVAMVSRFRTTAENRQTLEAAAAGKVDILIGTHRLLQRDVRFKDLGLLIVDEEQRFGVSHKEKLKQFRAEVDILTLSATPIPRTLHMSMTGMRDLSVIETAPVDRLAIRTYVTRFDDELIRQAILRELRRGGQVYFVHNRVQTIDAMAEQLRQLVPEAAVSVGHGQMGEKELEQVMLDFIAGKSNLLIASTIIENGLDIPRANTIIINRADRFGLSQLYQLRGRVGRSDRRAYAYLLIPGEAALTKDARERLRVLQELTELGAGFRIASHDLELRGAGDLLGGKQSGPIAAIGFELYTELLEETIDRLRGKEREERIDPEIRLGLSAFFPEKYLPDPNQRLQFYQRMAGAADDEEIFDLVEELRDRYGEPPKAGEVLIATMRLRILLKKLCVELLEYDNKRLSLLFHSSTKVSPDLIRQLVTEQADKYRLGADFKLSIDLGRLPPGELLVRVRKELQLFF from the coding sequence ATGAATGATGAAGCACAACACAACATCCGCAATGCCACAATCCACAGTTTTATTGATGGTGTCACCGCAAACCAGCAGCCAATTGAAGTCCTCGGCTTGCATGGCTCGGCAGACGCTTACCTGCTGTCACAGCTGATCAAAGCCGATACCGGTCTTCTGGTGATTCTATGTGCAGAACTGGAAGCGGCACGTCAACTTGTGGCGGAACTGCAATTTTTTCACCCTGTTCCCAATGATATTGCTCTGTTTCCGCATTGGGAGCTGAATCCCTATGATCCGCTGACCCCGCATCCGGAACTGGAAGCGATTCGCATCACGACATTGGCAGCTCTGAATCTGGGGCAACTGAAAGCGCTGGTACTGCCGGTCCGTTCGTTGATGCAAAAGGTTATTCCCCGTCAGGTGCTGGATACGGTATCTCTGCATCTGTTGCTCGAAGAAGAATATGAACGCAAACAGTTACTGAACGCGTTGACCCAACTGGGGTACGAGCCGGTTCCCCTGGTTGAAGAGCGGGGGAGTTTTGCCGTGCGTGGAGATATTATTGATCTTTTTCCACCGGATGCAAAACAGCCGGTACGCCTTGATTTCTACGGGGATTTTATTGAAAAAATGCGCCCCTTTGATCCCGCCAGTCAACGCTCCGGTGATACAACTCTGAAAAGTCTGACCCTGATTCCTTCAAAGGAGATGATTCTTCACGGTCCGTTTCTGGAAACTCTCGGACAGAAGCTGAAAGATCGCTGCGACGAGCTGGCGATCCCACGCACTGATCGTGAAGCGATCATGACCGAATTGCGCGAGGGAATTCTGGCTCCGGGCCGGGCATTTCTGCTGCCGTTCAATTATCCCGAACTGGATCGGTTGGAACAATATCTTGATAATCCCCATCTGGTGATGGTTGATCCCCCCGCTATTGAGCAGGAGATTGACCTGTTTCACCGTGATATCCGTGACGGCGAAACGCGGATGCTGGAGCAGGGACTGCCTCATGCTCGTCGCCGGGATCTCTATCTGGAACCCGATGAGCTCCATTCCCTGCTGCATCACCCACGGCGAATTGAGCTATCCCGATTGCAGGTTATTCAGCTGGATGGTGAGAGGCAACGTTATCATTTCAATTGCCGGAGTAATGATTCCCTGCGTGCAAAACCTACGGCTGATCAGGATGGTCTGGAACCTGTTCTTGAAAGGTTGCGACATAACAAGAAGAGCAGCGGCAAGACCTTGCTGGTTTGCAATCAATTGCGACAAGCCGAAAGATTACGTGAGCTGCTTGAGGCGCATGGGCTGGACCTCGAGATAGAAACACCTTTGAGTGTCGCTGATGTGGATCCGACATCGCCCCAAATAACCATTGGTGAGCTGGGTCAAGGGTTTTATCTCCCCGATGAAAAACTCAATATTATCAGCGAAGAGGAAATTTTTGGCCGGCGTAGTCATCGGCAGAAAAAAACGGGTCGACAGCGGGCACGACAGCTGATGACCAGCCTGGCGGAATTAAAAAATGATGATTTTATTGTCCATACGGATCATGGCATCGGTCGCTACCTTGGATTGACTCACCTGAAAACTGGTGCGCTGGAGGGTGACTTTCTAAACCTTCAATATGCCGGAAACGATAAACTGTATCTGCCGATTGAACGCATTGAAAAAGTCCAGAAGTATGTTGGCGGTGAAGGCTATACGCCCAAGCTGGACAAGATGGGCGGACAAGGCTGGGCGAAAGCTCATCTTAAGGCCCGGGCTGCGGTTGAAGAGCTGGCGCGACAGCTGCTGGAACTTTATGCCAAACGGGAGCTGCGCCAGGGCTTTGCCTATTCACCCCCGGATCAGTTGTTTCGAGAATTTGAAGCGACCTTTCCCCATGAGGAGACGATCGATCAGCAGCAGGCTATCGACGATATCCTTGCGGATATGCAATCAACCAAACCCATGGACCGGTTGATCTGCGGGGATGTCGGTTACGGAAAAACCGAGGTGGCTCTGCGCGCTGCAGTCAAGGCGGTTCTGGATGGCAAGCAGGTGGCGGTTCTGGTGCCGACCACGGTTCTGGCGAGTCAGCATTGGGAAAGTTTTCAGCAGCGGCTGGAGGATTTCCCTATCTGTGTCGCTATGGTGTCCCGCTTTCGGACCACGGCTGAGAATCGCCAAACCCTGGAGGCCGCGGCTGCAGGGAAAGTTGATATTCTTATCGGAACTCACCGGTTGTTGCAACGTGACGTCCGTTTCAAGGATCTCGGTTTATTGATTGTGGATGAGGAACAGCGCTTTGGTGTCAGCCACAAAGAAAAGCTGAAACAATTTCGTGCCGAAGTCGACATTCTCACTTTAAGTGCGACCCCGATTCCCAGAACGCTGCATATGAGTATGACGGGCATGCGGGATTTATCGGTGATTGAAACCGCTCCCGTTGATCGTTTGGCTATTCGTACCTATGTGACCCGCTTTGATGACGAATTAATCCGTCAGGCGATCTTGCGAGAACTGCGTCGTGGCGGACAGGTTTACTTTGTCCACAATCGGGTGCAGACCATTGATGCCATGGCGGAACAGTTGCGCCAGTTGGTTCCGGAAGCGGCGGTTTCTGTTGGTCACGGGCAGATGGGAGAAAAGGAACTGGAGCAGGTGATGCTTGATTTCATTGCCGGTAAAAGCAATTTGCTGATTGCTTCCACGATCATCGAAAACGGTCTGGATATTCCCCGTGCCAACACTATCATTATCAATCGGGCTGATCGTTTTGGACTGTCGCAACTTTATCAGTTGCGTGGCCGAGTCGGTCGCAGTGACCGTCGCGCTTATGCCTATCTGCTGATTCCGGGGGAAGCTGCTCTGACCAAGGATGCGCGGGAACGGCTGCGGGTCCTGCAGGAACTGACCGAGTTGGGCGCAGGATTTCGGATTGCCAGCCATGATCTGGAACTCCGTGGCGCTGGTGATCTGCTCGGCGGCAAGCAATCGGGACCGATTGCCGCTATCGGCTTTGAACTCTATACTGAATTGCTCGAAGAGACCATTGACCGGCTGCGTGGTAAAGAGCGTGAAGAACGGATCGATCCTGAAATCCGCCTTGGCCTGTCAGCCTTTTTCCCGGAAAAATATCTTCCCGATCCGAATCAGAGATTACAGTTCTACCAGCGCATGGCCGGGGCCGCTGACGATGAAGAAATCTTTGATCTGGTCGAAGAACTCCGGGATCGCTATGGTGAACCGCCAAAAGCCGGAGAGGTCCTGATTGCAACCATGCGTTTACGTATTCTGCTGAAGAAGCTCTGCGTTGAATTGCTGGAGTATGACAATAAACGCCTGAGCTTGTTGTTTCATTCCTCCACAAAGGTTTCACCTGATTTGATCCGCCAACTGGTGACGGAACAGGCGGATAAATACCGTCTGGGAGCTGACTTCAAGCTGAGTATTGATCTGGGTCGATTGCCGCCCGGAGAGTTGCTCGTCAGGGTCAGAAAAGAATTGCAACTATTTTTCTGA
- a CDS encoding LysE family translocator, with protein sequence MITTEFLLTSLVVVLVPGTGVIYTISTGLFMGWRSSIAAALGCTTGIIPHLLACILGLSALLHLSSVAFQTLKFAGAAYLLFLAWGMWRDKGTINIESTEKKTNLTQIMSKGFLINILNPKLSIFFLAFLPQFISTNEAAASIQMVILSAVFMLMTFVVFVAYGCLAHRVSAYLTSSPRAIRKIQQVFSATFAALGIRLALAEQ encoded by the coding sequence ATGATTACTACTGAATTTCTACTTACATCACTGGTCGTTGTCCTTGTTCCTGGCACAGGAGTTATCTATACAATTTCAACGGGTTTATTCATGGGGTGGCGCTCCAGTATTGCGGCAGCATTAGGTTGCACGACTGGAATTATTCCGCACCTTCTTGCCTGTATCTTGGGGCTGTCCGCACTTTTGCACCTCAGTTCAGTTGCATTTCAAACATTGAAATTTGCCGGAGCGGCCTACTTACTCTTCTTGGCTTGGGGAATGTGGCGTGACAAAGGGACGATCAATATTGAATCGACAGAGAAAAAGACCAATCTTACACAAATAATGAGCAAGGGGTTCCTTATCAATATTCTCAACCCCAAATTATCCATTTTCTTCTTGGCTTTTCTTCCACAGTTCATTTCAACCAATGAGGCAGCAGCTTCCATTCAAATGGTTATTCTGAGTGCGGTGTTCATGTTAATGACCTTCGTTGTGTTTGTCGCATACGGTTGTTTGGCACATCGGGTGAGTGCATATTTGACGAGTTCACCTCGTGCTATTCGGAAAATTCAGCAAGTATTTTCAGCTACATTTGCAGCCTTAGGCATAAGGCTGGCTTTAGCAGAGCAGTAA
- a CDS encoding peptidyl-prolyl cis-trans isomerase has translation MNCSKYGEKSIILLKLTRGLISFFLLFLLSCQQQEQPPQGPLLEVGQRQLTLQQFNRELQKSYSDISALTDEEQLQFKKQLLKEIIDRELILGEATRLDIQITPDELDAAMAEVRGSYSEEEFTKVLEQTGNTLETWIAALRLRLLTTKVATAAQTSPVQVSDSECKKYYQDHREEFNRPVEIRARQMLFKTRDEANKVHKLLKEGGDFAALAKKYSQSPDRENGGALGYFSAGQLPAEFDAVLFKLPVRQFSDPVESPYGFHLFVVERKRKAGLRPYAAVKDEIAELLYQQKEETAFHLWLENLQETTETHIHWELLQPQSLQ, from the coding sequence TTGAACTGCTCGAAATATGGGGAAAAGAGTATCATTTTACTGAAACTAACCAGAGGGCTGATTTCTTTTTTTCTGCTGTTTCTTCTCTCATGTCAGCAACAGGAACAGCCACCTCAGGGGCCGCTGCTGGAAGTGGGGCAACGGCAATTAACCCTGCAACAATTCAATCGGGAATTGCAGAAGAGCTACTCTGATATTTCCGCCCTGACCGATGAGGAACAGCTGCAGTTTAAAAAGCAGCTTCTCAAAGAAATTATTGATCGGGAGTTGATCCTTGGAGAGGCGACCCGCCTGGATATTCAGATCACACCAGACGAGCTTGATGCGGCCATGGCTGAAGTCCGTGGCAGTTATAGTGAAGAGGAGTTTACAAAGGTTCTGGAACAAACAGGAAATACTCTGGAAACCTGGATTGCCGCCCTGAGACTGAGATTGTTGACAACCAAAGTTGCGACAGCAGCTCAAACGTCGCCGGTTCAGGTCAGTGACAGCGAATGCAAAAAATACTATCAAGACCATCGGGAAGAGTTTAATCGACCTGTTGAAATACGTGCCCGGCAGATGCTTTTTAAAACCCGGGATGAAGCAAATAAAGTTCACAAGCTCCTCAAAGAGGGGGGCGATTTTGCCGCTCTGGCAAAAAAATACTCACAATCGCCGGATCGGGAGAATGGTGGTGCTCTGGGTTATTTTTCCGCCGGGCAGTTGCCTGCAGAGTTTGACGCAGTTCTGTTTAAACTTCCGGTACGTCAATTCAGCGATCCGGTTGAAAGTCCATATGGGTTTCATCTTTTTGTCGTTGAACGTAAACGCAAGGCCGGTCTTCGTCCCTATGCAGCAGTCAAGGATGAAATTGCAGAGCTCCTCTATCAGCAGAAAGAAGAAACCGCTTTTCATCTGTGGCTGGAAAACCTGCAGGAAACAACAGAAACTCATATCCACTGGGAACTGCTACAGCCACAATCGCTCCAATAA
- a CDS encoding LysR family transcriptional regulator, giving the protein MDRLSDISLFLKVLDSGSISAAAYKLNLSPAVASKRLQNLEKAIGVCLLHRTTRRLSATPEGTELAVRGRPLVEGLQALTADLGKITNEISGTLRVTAGVSFGHRFITPLLSDFFSQYPNVNVHLHLRDEYVDIIDQGYDLAIRISTRMKTSGLIARKLGDSRRVLCASPSYLQYHGIPTALAELVNHRCLVLTENSRGEETWNLTDTKGQNYRIAVTSILSSNMGDALYEAALSGLGISLHSTWHVQRDLKQGRIQVVLPDYFKEASIYAVMPQREFVPARVKAFIKFIENRIKAI; this is encoded by the coding sequence ATGGACCGACTTAGCGATATTTCTCTATTTCTTAAAGTGTTGGATAGTGGCTCCATCAGCGCTGCCGCCTACAAGCTCAATTTGTCGCCAGCCGTGGCCAGCAAACGCCTTCAGAATCTGGAAAAAGCAATTGGTGTCTGTCTGCTACACCGCACAACTCGTCGACTCAGCGCCACACCTGAAGGAACAGAATTGGCTGTCCGTGGCCGGCCACTTGTAGAGGGACTTCAAGCACTTACCGCAGATTTGGGAAAAATCACCAATGAAATCTCCGGCACTTTGCGAGTGACTGCAGGGGTCTCGTTTGGTCACCGATTTATCACTCCCTTACTGAGCGATTTTTTTTCGCAATACCCTAATGTGAACGTTCATCTACACTTAAGAGATGAATACGTAGACATTATTGATCAGGGGTACGACTTGGCGATTCGCATTTCAACGAGAATGAAAACCTCGGGCTTGATAGCCAGAAAACTGGGTGATAGTCGCCGGGTGCTGTGTGCGTCCCCAAGCTATTTGCAATATCACGGAATACCAACAGCATTGGCAGAATTAGTAAACCACCGCTGTCTGGTATTGACTGAAAACTCGAGAGGTGAAGAAACATGGAATCTGACCGACACTAAGGGACAAAATTACCGGATTGCAGTGACTTCGATCTTAAGCAGCAACATGGGGGATGCATTGTACGAGGCAGCTCTTTCCGGGCTTGGCATTTCTCTTCATTCGACCTGGCATGTTCAAAGAGATCTTAAGCAAGGACGCATACAAGTCGTTTTGCCAGATTATTTTAAAGAAGCGTCCATTTATGCAGTGATGCCACAACGGGAATTCGTACCAGCGAGGGTCAAGGCATTTATAAAATTTATTGAGAATAGAATAAAAGCAATCTGA
- a CDS encoding integron integrase — translation MKKLIAGLRMGHYAYRTEQSYSDWVCRFLAYFPGKDPLQMGNREVFSFLEYLALQRKVASSTQNQALNALVFLYEKVLEQPLGELGPFARAKRPRRLPVVLSRDEVRRLLAEMDGTFGLMAQLMYGTGMRLMEVVRLRVKDIDFDYGQIIVRDGKGQKDRVVPLPEKIAEALINHLDQIHKIHAEDLSQGVGRVYLPDALQRKYPAAAQEWGWQYVFPSSRVSIDPRSGGKRRHHLHENGLQKKIKVCAAKAGIVKQVNSHALRHSFATHVLEAGYDIRTVQELLGHADVSTTMIYTHVLNKPGLGVRSPLDY, via the coding sequence ATGAAGAAGCTGATTGCCGGCTTGCGCATGGGGCACTATGCCTATCGCACTGAACAAAGCTATTCCGACTGGGTTTGCCGCTTTTTGGCTTATTTCCCCGGAAAAGATCCGCTGCAGATGGGAAATCGTGAAGTCTTTAGTTTCCTGGAGTATCTGGCTCTGCAACGCAAAGTTGCCAGCAGCACACAAAATCAGGCTCTTAATGCGTTAGTCTTTTTGTATGAGAAAGTTCTGGAGCAACCGCTAGGTGAGCTTGGCCCTTTTGCCCGGGCGAAACGTCCACGTCGCTTGCCGGTGGTCTTATCTCGTGATGAAGTTCGCCGTTTATTGGCTGAAATGGATGGTACTTTTGGCTTGATGGCACAACTGATGTACGGTACCGGAATGCGATTGATGGAAGTCGTCCGGTTACGGGTCAAGGATATCGATTTTGACTATGGTCAAATCATTGTCCGCGATGGCAAGGGGCAAAAAGATCGGGTGGTCCCACTTCCTGAAAAAATTGCCGAAGCCCTTATAAATCATTTGGATCAAATTCACAAAATTCATGCAGAGGATCTGAGCCAGGGGGTTGGGAGGGTTTATCTGCCGGATGCGCTGCAAAGAAAATACCCTGCAGCCGCTCAAGAGTGGGGCTGGCAGTACGTTTTCCCCAGCTCACGGGTGTCGATTGATCCCCGTAGTGGTGGAAAGCGACGTCATCATCTGCACGAAAATGGGTTGCAGAAAAAAATCAAAGTTTGTGCGGCAAAAGCGGGGATTGTTAAACAGGTGAACAGCCATGCGTTGCGGCATTCGTTTGCCACCCATGTTCTGGAAGCTGGTTATGATATTCGAACTGTTCAGGAATTACTGGGACATGCGGACGTTTCGACAACCATGATCTATACTCATGTTCTGAATAAACCCGGACTGGGGGTTCGTTCGCCCCTTGATTATTAA
- the pdxA gene encoding 4-hydroxythreonine-4-phosphate dehydrogenase PdxA — protein sequence MQPILLTMGDPTGIGPEIIVKSLLDQAFENLSHRIQIVGDVNVLCHAGKIFGCEGTVESQQGNLFSLRFGDKELLVHSCSELDIDAVHYGQPDVHCGKAMADYVEYAIAKCLDTEAAGIVTAPINKAAINAAGYHFPGHTELLAERCGIDKVVMMLAGERLKVCLVTTHLAYRDVPGRLSCDEILETLRITSKTLQQQFGIAKPRLAVLALNPHASEEGMFGDEEARIIAPAIKAAQAEGMTADGPHSADTLFHFAVQGAYDAVICMYHDQGLIPLKLLHFDDGVNVTLGLPIIRTSVDHGTAYDLAGTGTANTSSLVAALQMADQMADNRKL from the coding sequence ATGCAACCGATATTATTAACTATGGGCGATCCAACCGGAATTGGCCCTGAAATTATTGTTAAATCTCTGTTGGATCAAGCATTTGAAAATCTCAGCCACCGGATTCAGATTGTCGGGGATGTCAATGTCCTCTGTCATGCCGGAAAAATATTCGGCTGCGAAGGAACAGTTGAATCGCAGCAGGGGAATCTTTTTTCTCTCCGGTTTGGTGATAAAGAGCTGCTTGTCCACTCCTGCTCAGAGCTGGACATAGATGCCGTTCATTATGGACAACCGGATGTTCATTGCGGCAAGGCCATGGCCGATTACGTTGAATATGCGATTGCAAAATGCCTTGATACTGAGGCTGCAGGCATTGTGACCGCTCCGATCAATAAGGCGGCAATCAATGCTGCAGGGTATCATTTTCCCGGGCACACCGAATTGTTAGCTGAACGCTGTGGCATTGACAAGGTGGTGATGATGCTGGCTGGTGAGCGGTTGAAGGTTTGTCTGGTGACCACCCATCTGGCTTATCGGGATGTTCCGGGCAGGTTGAGTTGCGACGAGATTCTGGAGACTTTGCGGATCACCTCAAAGACACTCCAACAGCAGTTCGGGATTGCCAAACCACGTCTGGCGGTCCTGGCATTGAATCCCCATGCCAGTGAAGAAGGGATGTTTGGTGACGAAGAAGCGCGGATCATCGCCCCTGCCATCAAGGCCGCACAGGCAGAAGGCATGACTGCCGATGGTCCCCACAGTGCTGACACCCTGTTTCATTTTGCTGTTCAAGGGGCTTATGACGCAGTGATTTGTATGTATCATGATCAGGGATTAATTCCGCTCAAACTCCTCCATTTTGATGATGGTGTTAACGTGACCCTGGGATTGCCGATTATCAGAACCAGTGTTGATCACGGTACCGCCTATGATCTGGCCGGGACAGGGACGGCGAACACGTCCAGTCTGGTGGCCGCCTTGCAGATGGCAGATCAGATGGCGGATAATCGAAAACTTTAA
- a CDS encoding SurA N-terminal domain-containing protein: protein MKRVLFFIFISLFLIMSPAMAKTLSKVAAIVNDEIITTYQLDKNIETALARNPDKNQLTAEQFKDMRAQVLNKMVDDRLLKQRIKELDLQVADTELNGAIEDVQIKNGLTREELEQALTSQGMSFASYQQQIKDEILRYKLMSREVNYKVLVTSREVRSYYDNHIDEYKVIPKIRVNRISYEMPADNEEQIAALRKQIEVTRDLLLQGEDFDKVLEGQGRSVSGGDMGELVEADLAEPLQLALADLEPGEVSPPLELNGQLHLFQVTARTGDAEDPFLRVKDEIEEKLRQDKTDRRFKEWQQELRDNAYVEIKS from the coding sequence ATGAAACGTGTTCTGTTCTTTATCTTTATCTCTCTGTTTCTGATCATGTCTCCGGCAATGGCTAAAACCCTCAGTAAAGTTGCGGCTATCGTCAACGATGAAATCATCACGACCTATCAGCTGGATAAAAACATTGAGACCGCTCTGGCCAGAAACCCAGACAAGAACCAGTTGACGGCTGAACAGTTTAAGGACATGAGAGCGCAGGTTCTTAACAAGATGGTTGATGACCGGTTGCTGAAACAGCGGATTAAAGAATTGGACCTTCAGGTCGCCGATACTGAATTGAATGGTGCTATTGAGGATGTGCAAATAAAGAACGGGTTGACTCGCGAAGAGCTGGAACAGGCTCTGACGTCGCAGGGGATGAGCTTTGCATCCTATCAACAGCAGATTAAAGATGAAATTCTACGTTATAAACTGATGAGTCGTGAAGTGAACTACAAAGTTTTAGTCACCAGTCGAGAGGTGCGCTCCTATTATGACAATCATATTGATGAATACAAGGTCATTCCAAAGATCAGGGTCAACCGCATCAGTTATGAAATGCCGGCGGACAACGAAGAACAGATAGCAGCATTACGTAAACAGATTGAAGTGACACGTGATCTCCTGTTGCAGGGTGAGGACTTTGACAAGGTCCTTGAAGGGCAGGGCCGCTCGGTCAGCGGCGGCGATATGGGAGAGCTGGTTGAAGCCGATCTTGCTGAGCCTCTGCAGCTTGCATTGGCAGATCTTGAGCCTGGAGAAGTCAGTCCTCCGCTTGAGCTGAACGGTCAATTGCATTTGTTTCAGGTGACTGCCAGAACCGGTGATGCGGAGGATCCGTTCTTGCGGGTTAAAGATGAGATTGAGGAAAAATTAAGGCAGGATAAGACCGATCGCCGCTTTAAGGAATGGCAGCAGGAATTACGTGATAATGCCTATGTAGAAATCAAATCCTAG
- a CDS encoding IS110 family transposase, with amino-acid sequence MRFYTKQHHFYCGIDLHADAMYVCILNSVGEVVVHKNIPTKPKSFLRLIKPYRERLVVGCECMFSWYWLADLCADEGIDFVLGHALYMRAIHGGKAKNDKIDSHKIAVLLRGGSFPLAYVYPKELRATRDLLRRRNHLVRKKSELIAHIQNTATQYNLPVLGRIAKPTEREGLLNKFTNPVVRRMVEVDLLTIEHYEQLLATLEWQLERITERQAPVELALLKSISGVGRILGMVMLYEIESIARFPRVQDFVSYCRLVKPEKQSNGKSYGHSGKRIGNAHLRWAFGEAVILMLKGNKPLQAKRQRLASKHGKGKALAILSHRLGRAVYFMLKNQVPFDQEKFMQGI; translated from the coding sequence ATGAGATTCTACACCAAACAGCATCATTTTTATTGTGGTATCGATCTTCATGCCGATGCCATGTATGTCTGTATTCTTAATTCTGTCGGCGAAGTGGTGGTTCACAAGAATATTCCCACCAAACCAAAATCTTTCTTACGTCTGATCAAACCTTATCGTGAGCGCCTTGTCGTCGGCTGTGAGTGCATGTTCTCCTGGTACTGGCTGGCCGATCTTTGTGCTGACGAAGGGATCGACTTTGTTCTGGGTCATGCGCTCTACATGCGTGCCATTCATGGGGGCAAAGCCAAAAATGACAAGATTGATTCTCACAAGATTGCCGTGTTACTGCGTGGTGGTTCCTTTCCTCTCGCTTATGTCTATCCGAAAGAGCTTCGGGCGACCCGTGATTTACTCCGTCGCCGCAATCATCTGGTGCGTAAAAAGAGTGAGCTGATTGCTCATATTCAGAATACGGCAACTCAGTACAACCTTCCAGTCTTAGGTCGGATCGCCAAACCCACTGAACGGGAAGGTCTTTTGAATAAATTCACCAATCCGGTGGTGCGCCGCATGGTCGAAGTTGATTTGCTGACCATCGAACATTATGAACAATTGCTTGCCACTCTGGAATGGCAGCTTGAACGGATAACCGAACGTCAAGCTCCGGTGGAACTGGCCTTGCTCAAAAGCATCTCCGGTGTCGGGCGAATCTTAGGCATGGTGATGCTCTATGAAATCGAAAGTATTGCCCGTTTCCCCCGAGTGCAGGATTTTGTTTCTTACTGCCGCCTGGTGAAACCGGAAAAACAGTCCAATGGTAAAAGCTACGGTCATTCGGGTAAGCGAATCGGCAATGCGCACTTACGCTGGGCTTTTGGTGAGGCGGTCATCTTGATGCTCAAAGGCAATAAGCCGCTGCAAGCCAAACGTCAAAGGCTGGCCAGTAAACATGGCAAAGGGAAAGCTCTGGCGATCCTCTCACACCGTCTGGGTCGTGCTGTCTACTTTATGCTTAAGAATCAGGTGCCTTTTGATCAGGAGAAATTCATGCAAGGCATCTGA